The Candidatus Binatia bacterium sequence CGAGCCAGTCGAGCTGCTCCTGGATGCGATAGTCGTCGTTCGAATCGAGACCGATGACCCGGACGTTCGAGTAGTCCTTGTAGTACCAGTGCTCGAGGTATCCGGGCGTCCCGTTCTCGGGCAGAACGAAGTACTGGAAGTAGTTGGGACTGTCGCCCTCGTGGTTCCCGGTCACCGGGTAGTAGGGAACGTGCTGCGCGAGATTCTGAGCCTCATCGAAGAACTGCGTCTCCCACTGGGCATACGAGCTGCCGGTCGCGACGAGATCGCCCGGGACCAGCACGAAGGCGATCTCGTCAGCCAGCGTCGGACCAAACGTCTGCGTCACGAAGTCGATGATGCCGTCATTGACGACCTCGGTGTGCTTCGCCGGATCGGACCCGGATTGGCTGTCGGAGTAGGCGACGAACCGGAAGGAAGCCTCGCTACTCGCGAGCGGGGCGGTACGCAGATCGAAGACGGCGCTCGTCTGGGTGTCGGTGCGGACCCGGTAGTAATGGATGGTGTCTGGAGACAGGCTGGCGAGATCGACCCGGTGTAGCCGCGAGGCACCCGATCCGACCTGAGACGTCCCGGCCGTCGACTGGCCGAGCGTGACGGTCGGTCCGTAGTCGACGAAGGGGGCCCCGTCGTCTTGGTCCGTCTCCCACACGATCGTCAGGGAGGTCGGCTCTGCGTTCTGCAAGAATGGACCGACGACGATCTCTACCGCGTGAGCCGCCTCGGGAGCCGCCAGCAACAGCACCGCCAAGGCGGCCGTACCGCATCCCCGGATGACCGAGAGCACGTTGGGTGAGTTCTGACCGGAGACCACGGAAGCCATGGGTACCGCAAGAGGACTTGGCCGCGCAACGCGGAAAGCGGCGCGAGGCCACGTCCATCGCAATGATCGAACGCCACTACGAAGAGTGGATTCCGAAGGACCTCGGATACGGCCGCCGCGTCGCCTCCAGCCTGTTCGGCGACCAGATGGGCAGATACGTGGGCAGAAACGACGACCTCGCCGGAATGGCGCAGGAGAAATGGACGACCCCGACGGGATTTGAACCCGTGTTACCAGCGTGAAAGGCTGGTGTCCTTGGCCAAGCTAGACGACGGGGTCCTAAGGCGCTTCCGAGAATCTGTAGTGACCGCGGGCTCCAGTCGCAAGCCGCAGGGGTGAGAACGGGCTATTTGCCCATGCGGCTCACCCGATCGACCTCGAAAATCTTGTCGTCGATCTGGATGTGGTACTCCGTGGGCAGGACGGGCATGCCGGTGACCGTCGCCCTATCCTGCTTGTAGTTCACGGCGAAAGCCGCGTTCCCGCCGGCGCCCGTGCGCAGGTAGAAGGGCTTGCCGTCGAAGGTCTTCGTCTCTGTGATGGGCATCGCCGGAGAGGCCCAGTTCGCAAGTGCGTTGCCCTTCCAGTCGTACTTGTTCTTCCAGTATCCGCGGAACGTGTCCTTGTCGAAGTACATGACCTGCTTGCCGTAGAGGTAGTACGGGTTCTTCGGGGTCGCCTCGACGATCCACACGGGGCGCGGCACCAGGGTGTACGCGATCGGCGCCCAGGCGACGAGATTCTCGCCGTCCTTGCGCTGCCAGTCGTCGAGCTGCGGCGGGATGAGAGGCACGTCCGGCGTGATCAGGCGCCAGCCGGTTCCCGCCTCGGGGACGAGCTTTGATACCTCTTCCTCGGGATCGAGAGGCTTCACGGGCGAGCCGTTCTCGAGGGCCGGCCCATCGAAGTGCGCAAGCACCTTGCCTTCACCAACGAGCTTGAATTCGAAATCTTCCGGTTTGCCGTCGAAGTACGGGCCGTCGTCGAGTGAGATGTCGGAGCCCAGTAAGCCGTCGGAACGATTCGCCGGATTGATCGGACGCACACGGCGAAGCGCGGGAACATACGTCCACGCGTTGTCTTCCTTGTCGCCGTCGCGGAAGCGCCAGTTCAGGTTCACGATCCCGTTCACGTCGGCCGGCTTCACGACGACACCCATCGTCCGAGCCAGAATGTTGAGCGGGTTCTCCCCGATCTTCTCCTGGAACTGCGGCGGATTGCCGTCGTAGTACTTGAAGTGAACGTCGGTCGAGATCCGGCGAAGCGGACCGTCGCGAGAGATCCAGTTCACCGGCGAGCTCGTGTGGAACGATCCCTCCCAGTACAGCGTGTAGAACCAGTTCCAGACCGCCTTCGAGCCAGCCTTCGGATCGTCGGGAGCGATGTCGGGGAACGGTCGGCCGCTGATGGTCTCGGGACGCTCGCCCGTCGCCTTGTCGACGACGGTCCCATGCTCGTCGATGTCGTACTTTCCGGCGTTCGCCGTCGACGCCTCGACGAGGTTCGGGTCGACGAGCCAGTCGTTCCCGCGCTTCTGGATGATGACGTTCTCGTAGTCCCCACGCTTGTAGAACTCGAGAATCTCGTCGGGGAGCGCACCCTTCGCGATCTCCCAATTCGTCTTGTTGAGCTTCGTCCCCGACGGCACCTCGTCGATCGGGTCCGCGTGGGCAATCGACGCTAGGGGCAACAGCGCGGCGAGAACAACGACGGCGATCCGAAGTTGCGTACTGCAGGAGAGAGTCATCGTCTATCCTTCAAAGGGTCGGGTGACTCCATCGCAAGGTTCGAGTCGCCCATTCATCTGGCTCGGCACCGCGGGAGTGGTCAAGCGACCAATGCGCCTGGGGCCCGAACGAGCCCTAGAGTAATGTAACTGCAGTGCCTGCATATACGCCATCTAATCCTGCATGGGATATGCAGCTGAGGCGGTGCGGCTAAAGAAGGTCGCTCGAATTACTCTGGACTCATGGCTCCGTGCGCCGACGACGCTGTTCGCCGCTCTGAAAGTTGCCAGCGGGAAGGTGCACGGACGTTGCTACCCGCGCCGCGAGCTACACCTCACCCTCGACAACTACGGGACGCACAAACATCCGAAGGTGAGAGAGTGGTTGGAGGCGCACCCGCGTGTCCATTTCCATCTCACGCCGACGAACAGCTCGTGGCTCAACCTGGTCGACCGGTGGTTTGGGTTGATCACCGATCAAGCGATTCGATGTGGCAGCTTGGATGGTGTGCCGCGCTTGATCCGGACGATCATGAGCTACCTCGACGACTGGAACCCAGACGCAAAGCCCTTTCGTTGGCTGAAGACGCCCACAGAGATCCGGCGCAAGCTACGTCGCGTTACAGAGATTTCGGATACACGACACTAGTTGATCTGATAGGTCGCTCGGATCCACGCCTCGTCGCGGTCCCGCAGCAACCCGGGACCGATCGAGTAGCCGTTATTGAGCGAGCCGAACGTGTGGGTCGTGACATACTTGAAGTCGAACAGGAGAGTGTCGCTGAAGCGGTAGACGACCGACGGGCTAAACGTCAGCGAACCACGGTGCGTGCCGATCGTCGTGAGCTGTGGGGTTAGGGTCCCGTGCATGAAGTCCGACCGCAACGTGACCTGTGCGAACCCGCCGACCGGGTCCTGGTTCACGAAGTCGCACTTACGCTGAGTCTCGGGGATGCTCGGATCGTTCGGGTTGTCGCAGAACTTCCCGTTATAAAACCCGGCAGAGTCGCCCCCCTCCTGCTCGCGACGAATCGCCGACGGCTTCAGGATGCCGAGGGCCCGGTAGTCCTTCGACGAAGTCTCGTCCGTGTTCCAGAACCACACGATCGAACCGACCAGAAGAATGCTCGACGTCGGATTCAGCGCCGGAACGAAGAAGTTGTAGTCGAGCCCGAACTCACCGCGGAGGATGTTCAGCCGATCGTAGTGGCCACGCTTCTGAAAGCCGCTCGCCTGGGCTTGCCCGATGTTCTTGAACGCAAGGAAGCCCGGCTCTCCGTTGAACAGCTCGACTTCTGTCCGGACAATCGAGTTGAGCATGTCGCTATACCAACTCACCGCGCCACCGATCACGTTCGTGAGCTTGTTCTTGAGGGCGGTCGTGATCTGCTTCTGCGAATCGAGGCCGTAGACGACGGGAACCGGCTGAATCGGAAACGTCGTGTAGAACCAGGCCTGCAGATTGTAGTCGCGGTCGATGACGGTTTGGAGCTTCACACCCCAGCGGGAGTTCGCGGTCGACGGTTGCGGGAGTTGTTGGAAAATGTGCAGCGCCGCGCCGCTCACGCCGGGAGACGCGTACCCCTTCGACGCCGGCGGCTGCTGCGCAAATGGGCTCCCGCTCTGGATGACGAGCGGCGAGATCGTCGTGTCGAGCCAACCCGGAACCCAATACGCCTCCAAGAACGCACTCGACAGCGGCCCCATCACATCAAACAACTCGTAGGTTCCGCGGATCGTCCACAGCGGAATCCGGGCCTCATCGAGATCGATCATGAGACCGGGCTGGATCGTCACGTC is a genomic window containing:
- a CDS encoding DUF1302 family protein, whose translation is MASPIGRGALALTILLGASGTAFALEFGPNEAFTLRGRFYTQFSIATEKSKKESNGTALNQAGAVPSRNGGDMIQHRNFMNPEFEVDFRRLAKPVKKWIDEFEGRVALWGFYDGLYDYGPDRWRTVLSQYGDHELQQVSKGTQISRAADGTVEFPGGVYERQARRTYGRRIRVNEAYVDLANGPWFLRIGRQAISWGEADTIGLLDANNPFDVTIQPGLMIDLDEARIPLWTIRGTYELFDVMGPLSSAFLEAYWVPGWLDTTISPLVIQSGSPFAQQPPASKGYASPGVSGAALHIFQQLPQPSTANSRWGVKLQTVIDRDYNLQAWFYTTFPIQPVPVVYGLDSQKQITTALKNKLTNVIGGAVSWYSDMLNSIVRTEVELFNGEPGFLAFKNIGQAQASGFQKRGHYDRLNILRGEFGLDYNFFVPALNPTSSILLVGSIVWFWNTDETSSKDYRALGILKPSAIRREQEGGDSAGFYNGKFCDNPNDPSIPETQRKCDFVNQDPVGGFAQVTLRSDFMHGTLTPQLTTIGTHRGSLTFSPSVVYRFSDTLLFDFKYVTTHTFGSLNNGYSIGPGLLRDRDEAWIRATYQIN
- a CDS encoding DUF1329 domain-containing protein translates to MTLSCSTQLRIAVVVLAALLPLASIAHADPIDEVPSGTKLNKTNWEIAKGALPDEILEFYKRGDYENVIIQKRGNDWLVDPNLVEASTANAGKYDIDEHGTVVDKATGERPETISGRPFPDIAPDDPKAGSKAVWNWFYTLYWEGSFHTSSPVNWISRDGPLRRISTDVHFKYYDGNPPQFQEKIGENPLNILARTMGVVVKPADVNGIVNLNWRFRDGDKEDNAWTYVPALRRVRPINPANRSDGLLGSDISLDDGPYFDGKPEDFEFKLVGEGKVLAHFDGPALENGSPVKPLDPEEEVSKLVPEAGTGWRLITPDVPLIPPQLDDWQRKDGENLVAWAPIAYTLVPRPVWIVEATPKNPYYLYGKQVMYFDKDTFRGYWKNKYDWKGNALANWASPAMPITETKTFDGKPFYLRTGAGGNAAFAVNYKQDRATVTGMPVLPTEYHIQIDDKIFEVDRVSRMGK